In one Verrucomicrobiota bacterium JB022 genomic region, the following are encoded:
- a CDS encoding pectinesterase family protein, producing MLRFLPIALLCLASVVHAATRYVPSQYSTIQAAVNASGSGDTIQIANGTYYEQVNIPSSKSNLSLVGETQTGVKLSVGSASQTALTVNGTDITVSYMTIENTAGQTAGPANAVRVNSQRVQFHRCYILGWQDTFAIWNNALVYCSLSEIRGSVDFIYSGGTAFFYSCNIKQIRSSGGVIAAPSTPQNVPYGFVFYRCKINRSSNVPDDSSTLMRPWREFGQTAFIDCTLEDHITDVAWSPWDGREATCRAAEYGSKTPSGASISLTPRAWWVVRLTSSQAATYSESNVLGGWNPPL from the coding sequence ATGTTACGATTCCTCCCGATCGCACTCCTGTGCCTCGCATCGGTGGTCCACGCGGCAACCCGCTATGTGCCCTCCCAATATTCGACCATCCAGGCCGCTGTAAATGCCTCCGGTTCGGGCGACACCATTCAGATCGCCAACGGCACTTACTACGAGCAAGTCAACATCCCGAGCAGCAAGTCCAACCTGAGTCTGGTGGGCGAGACGCAGACTGGCGTCAAGCTGAGCGTGGGCAGTGCCTCGCAGACGGCTCTCACGGTCAATGGGACCGACATCACCGTCAGCTACATGACGATCGAGAACACTGCCGGTCAAACCGCAGGCCCCGCCAATGCCGTGCGCGTCAACAGCCAGCGCGTCCAGTTTCACCGCTGTTATATCCTCGGCTGGCAGGATACCTTCGCTATCTGGAACAACGCCCTTGTCTACTGCAGCCTCAGTGAGATCCGGGGAAGTGTCGACTTCATCTACAGCGGCGGCACCGCCTTCTTCTACTCGTGCAATATCAAGCAGATCCGCAGCTCTGGCGGGGTGATCGCCGCCCCCAGCACCCCGCAAAACGTGCCCTACGGCTTCGTCTTCTACCGCTGCAAGATCAACCGGTCCAGCAATGTGCCCGACGACAGCAGCACGCTCATGCGCCCCTGGCGTGAGTTCGGCCAGACGGCCTTTATCGACTGCACGCTGGAGGATCATATTACTGATGTGGCCTGGAGCCCTTGGGATGGCCGCGAAGCAACCTGCCGCGCTGCCGAATATGGCAGTAAAACGCCCTCCGGGGCCAGCATCAGCCTCACCCCGCGCGCCTGGTGGGTCGTGCGCCTTACCTCCTCCCAAGCCGCAACTTATTCAGAGAGCAACGTGCTCGGCGGCTGGAACCCGCCCCTCTGA
- a CDS encoding serine hydrolase domain-containing protein has translation MHVSNGCPAASSCCALLLLLFSWLFSPRSLSAAEPATDLARVSQYVEQALDEFGVPGASLAIVHEGDIAHLQSWGETGGAPTPVTPQTPFLIGSNSKALTAYAIMILIHEGKVQLDAPVSTYLPEFTMASRRASKITVWQLLAHHSGISTESGLHLADHAENDPQALQHSLTRLAHESLIAQPGAAYQYSAANYALLGAIIERVSGQTFADFLQARVFGPLGMEHAAASEAAALAAGWQPGYRAWWGVPFRSGLPYDTAGAPYGYIAASAEDMGRFLSALQRPGAALPERETQWYLDPLAPASDLGAYGFGWRIGSTRDNLTRIWHAGSTADFHSEVFLLPESGWGFALLANRSHPLEADQLHALALGIEALLLGETPPPVEASWHPVWLYGSAIVAALAALLAGLARHLRHAPRHAFSPWWNVGGTLTLASGLALIPTALHRLQIPLRTLALTAPDLVILASIVAGLLSALGLLAIFHSRPHHQNSRNETSASPSHEHYLESCQYS, from the coding sequence ATGCACGTCTCAAACGGCTGTCCTGCTGCTTCCTCCTGCTGCGCCCTGCTTCTGCTGCTCTTTAGCTGGCTCTTTTCACCTCGTTCTCTTTCCGCCGCCGAACCTGCGACCGACCTCGCCCGCGTCAGCCAATACGTGGAGCAAGCGCTGGACGAGTTCGGCGTCCCCGGCGCTTCACTCGCAATCGTCCACGAGGGCGACATCGCACACCTGCAAAGCTGGGGCGAAACCGGCGGCGCACCGACCCCGGTGACTCCGCAAACGCCCTTCCTCATCGGCTCCAACAGCAAGGCGCTGACGGCCTACGCAATCATGATCCTGATCCACGAAGGCAAGGTGCAGCTCGATGCCCCCGTGTCGACCTACCTGCCCGAATTTACGATGGCGAGCCGCCGCGCATCGAAGATTACCGTATGGCAGCTACTCGCCCACCACAGCGGCATCAGCACCGAAAGCGGCCTGCACCTCGCCGACCACGCCGAGAACGACCCGCAGGCGCTCCAGCACAGCCTGACCCGCCTCGCCCACGAATCCCTGATCGCCCAACCGGGTGCGGCCTATCAATACAGCGCCGCCAATTACGCGCTGCTCGGGGCCATCATTGAGCGGGTGTCGGGGCAGACGTTCGCGGATTTCCTGCAGGCCCGCGTGTTTGGGCCGTTGGGCATGGAACACGCGGCCGCTTCCGAGGCTGCGGCCCTCGCCGCCGGCTGGCAACCCGGCTACCGCGCGTGGTGGGGCGTGCCCTTCCGCAGCGGCCTGCCCTACGACACGGCGGGCGCGCCCTACGGCTACATCGCAGCGAGCGCGGAAGACATGGGCCGCTTCCTCAGCGCGCTCCAGCGCCCGGGTGCCGCCTTGCCCGAGCGTGAGACGCAATGGTATCTCGACCCGCTCGCCCCCGCCAGCGACCTCGGGGCCTACGGCTTTGGCTGGCGCATCGGCAGCACGCGCGACAACCTCACCCGCATCTGGCACGCCGGCAGCACGGCCGATTTCCACTCGGAAGTGTTTCTGCTGCCCGAGAGCGGCTGGGGCTTCGCACTGCTCGCCAACCGCAGCCACCCGCTCGAAGCCGACCAGCTCCATGCCCTCGCACTGGGCATCGAAGCGCTGCTGCTCGGCGAGACACCGCCTCCGGTGGAAGCTTCGTGGCACCCGGTGTGGCTCTACGGCTCGGCCATCGTCGCAGCGCTCGCGGCGCTTCTAGCCGGGCTGGCGAGGCATCTACGACATGCCCCGCGCCACGCCTTCAGCCCTTGGTGGAATGTAGGCGGCACGTTGACCCTCGCCAGCGGCCTCGCCCTCATCCCCACCGCGCTGCACCGCCTGCAGATCCCCCTGCGCACCCTGGCTTTGACCGCGCCAGACTTGGTCATACTCGCCTCGATTGTCGCAGGTCTGCTCTCGGCGCTCGGCCTCCTGGCGATCTTCCACAGCCGCCCTCACCACCAGAATTCCCGCAACGAGACCTCCGCCTCCCCCTCCCACGAACACTACCTCGAAAGCTGCCAATACAGCTGA
- a CDS encoding LemA family protein, translating to MTPILIVLLVLAVVVVVAVLWAIGVYNGLVALRNRFKNAFAQIDVQLKRRYDLIPNLVETAKGYLKHERETLEAVMQARSAATAAQSAAVAAPGDPQAMGQLMQAEGALTGALGRFYAVSEAYPELKANQNMMQLTEELTSTENKIAFARQAYNDAVMRYNTEREQFPAVVFAGMFNFGEARLFEVKVESEREAPKVSF from the coding sequence ATGACTCCCATCTTGATTGTTTTGCTCGTTTTGGCGGTTGTCGTGGTGGTGGCGGTGCTCTGGGCCATTGGGGTTTATAACGGCCTGGTGGCGTTGCGAAACCGTTTCAAGAACGCCTTTGCGCAGATCGACGTGCAGTTGAAGCGCCGTTACGATCTGATCCCCAACCTCGTCGAGACGGCGAAGGGCTACCTGAAGCACGAGCGCGAGACGCTGGAGGCTGTCATGCAGGCGCGCAGTGCGGCGACTGCTGCACAATCGGCTGCCGTGGCCGCGCCGGGAGACCCGCAGGCGATGGGCCAGCTAATGCAGGCCGAGGGCGCGCTGACGGGTGCGTTGGGCCGCTTTTATGCGGTGTCCGAAGCTTATCCCGAGCTGAAGGCCAACCAGAACATGATGCAGCTGACGGAGGAGTTGACCTCGACGGAGAACAAGATCGCCTTTGCCCGTCAGGCTTACAACGACGCGGTGATGCGCTACAACACCGAGCGCGAGCAATTCCCCGCCGTGGTCTTTGCCGGCATGTTCAACTTTGGCGAGGCTCGCCTCTTCGAGGTGAAGGTGGAGAGCGAGCGCGAGGCCCCCAAGGTCAGCTTCTAA